A window of Marinobacter salarius contains these coding sequences:
- a CDS encoding branched-chain amino acid ABC transporter permease: MSTELFFVQLINGLQYGLLLFLIASGLTLVFGVMGILNLAHGSMYMVGAYLVWYFVAVTGSFTVSAILSAVIALGLGILIERVLIQRLYNRNHLDQVLLTIGMIFVFNSLQSILWGNDPYGVAVPDALSGSVPFTDNSSYPVYRIFAAFICIAIAAALYFVVSKTRLGMLIRAGESNREMVEALGVNIKSLYTIVFAIGVMLAAVSGIIAAPMRSIVPGMGESVLITCFVVVVIGGMGSIKGAFVGALLVGVISTFAAVLMPTMSNMIIYIFMILVLLVKPQGLFAK; encoded by the coding sequence ATGTCTACCGAACTTTTCTTCGTGCAACTTATTAATGGTCTCCAGTATGGGTTGCTTCTGTTTTTGATCGCCTCCGGCCTGACCCTGGTGTTTGGTGTCATGGGCATCCTTAACCTGGCCCATGGCTCCATGTACATGGTCGGTGCCTATCTGGTGTGGTACTTCGTTGCGGTAACCGGCAGCTTTACGGTATCCGCCATTCTCTCGGCGGTCATCGCCCTCGGCCTGGGCATACTGATCGAACGGGTATTGATACAGCGGTTGTACAACCGCAACCACCTGGACCAGGTACTGCTGACCATCGGCATGATCTTCGTGTTCAACTCGCTGCAAAGCATTCTCTGGGGCAACGACCCTTATGGCGTCGCGGTTCCTGACGCGCTGAGCGGTTCCGTACCCTTCACCGACAACTCCAGTTACCCGGTTTACCGCATCTTTGCGGCATTCATCTGTATCGCCATCGCCGCCGCGCTTTATTTCGTGGTGAGCAAGACCCGCCTGGGCATGCTGATCCGTGCCGGAGAATCCAACCGGGAAATGGTGGAAGCCCTGGGCGTCAATATCAAAAGCCTCTACACCATCGTGTTTGCGATTGGCGTCATGCTGGCCGCGGTGTCTGGCATTATCGCCGCCCCCATGCGCTCCATTGTTCCGGGTATGGGCGAAAGCGTCCTGATTACCTGCTTCGTGGTGGTGGTCATCGGCGGCATGGGTTCGATCAAAGGCGCCTTTGTGGGAGCCCTCCTGGTGGGGGTTATCAGCACATTCGCTGCGGTACTGATGCCCACCATGTCCAACATGATTATCTACATCTTTATGATCCTGGTGCTGCTGGTGAAGCCCCAGGGCCTGTTCGCCAAGTAA
- a CDS encoding branched-chain amino acid ABC transporter permease codes for MIFEKRTERIFLAIFLVIALCIPLFLEDNSFFVGKATTILILAVFVMSLDFLVGRVGLVTLGHALFYGLGGYLFVIVTPEYEAVNFWLYALYIMGISAVVALVVGVVVLRTSGIYFIMITLAISQMAYYFFFDSLEFGGNDGLFIFMKPETSIFGLNFLNLDNPTHFYYLSLLAVLVTLLAIKIILRSRFGRIVEASRLNPERTEALGYNIFAFRLISYIIGSTLAAYAGLLFALQYGYVNPQFMTWEMSGTALVMSILGGMGTIYGAILGTITYEGLQYFFEHMSEDWMLFMGAAIILMVLLLRKGLAGYLEKLLEK; via the coding sequence ATGATTTTCGAGAAACGCACCGAGCGCATTTTTCTGGCGATCTTCCTTGTGATCGCCCTCTGTATTCCTCTGTTCCTTGAGGACAATTCGTTCTTCGTCGGCAAAGCCACCACCATCCTGATTCTGGCGGTGTTCGTGATGTCACTGGATTTTCTGGTAGGGCGTGTTGGCCTGGTGACCTTGGGGCACGCACTCTTCTACGGCTTGGGTGGTTACCTGTTCGTGATCGTTACTCCGGAATACGAAGCCGTCAACTTCTGGCTCTACGCCCTGTACATCATGGGTATCAGCGCTGTGGTCGCTCTGGTTGTCGGTGTTGTGGTGCTGCGAACCTCCGGCATCTATTTCATCATGATCACCCTGGCCATCTCGCAGATGGCCTACTACTTCTTCTTCGACTCGCTGGAATTCGGGGGCAACGACGGCTTGTTCATTTTCATGAAGCCGGAAACCAGCATCTTTGGCCTGAACTTCCTGAACCTGGATAACCCCACGCACTTCTATTACCTGTCGCTGCTGGCGGTGTTGGTCACCCTGCTGGCCATCAAGATCATCCTGCGTTCGCGCTTTGGCCGGATTGTGGAAGCCAGCCGCCTGAATCCGGAACGCACCGAGGCCTTGGGCTATAACATCTTCGCGTTCCGACTGATCAGCTACATCATTGGCAGCACCCTGGCGGCCTACGCCGGTTTGTTATTCGCCCTGCAGTACGGCTACGTCAATCCGCAGTTCATGACCTGGGAAATGTCCGGCACCGCCCTGGTGATGTCCATTCTCGGTGGCATGGGCACCATCTATGGCGCCATCCTTGGCACCATCACTTATGAGGGTCTGCAGTATTTCTTCGAGCACATGAGCGAAGACTGGATGCTGTTCATGGGCGCCGCCATCATCCTGATGGTCCTGCTGCTGCGCAAAGGCCTGGCCGGTTACCTTGAAAAGCTGCTGGAGAAATAA
- a CDS encoding ABC transporter ATP-binding protein — MANDIILETESLSKHWGGIKALNDISLQFHDRQLHGVVGPNGAGKSTLLNMLCGTLTPTSGCIFHKGDQIEGMKPWKFVRRGIGRSFQKTNIYADVTCLENCAVAAQRRFTGSFNLFASRHSNKLVREAAEKALCQVGLDSRIHTVAAEISYGEQRQLELAMVLATDPCILLLDEPMAGMGHEESQRIIELLNELKQTYSIVLVEHDMDAIFELSDQLTVLDNGTHLITGTVDEVRNEPRVKEAYLGKEDEEEAA; from the coding sequence ATGGCCAACGACATCATTCTGGAAACCGAATCCCTCAGCAAACACTGGGGCGGGATCAAGGCACTCAACGACATTTCCCTGCAGTTTCATGACCGACAACTGCACGGCGTGGTCGGTCCCAACGGAGCGGGCAAAAGCACGCTACTGAACATGCTGTGCGGCACACTGACACCAACCAGCGGGTGTATTTTCCACAAGGGCGATCAGATTGAGGGCATGAAGCCCTGGAAATTCGTACGCCGGGGCATCGGCCGCAGTTTCCAGAAAACCAACATCTACGCCGATGTCACTTGCCTGGAAAACTGCGCCGTGGCCGCTCAACGCCGCTTCACCGGCAGCTTCAATCTGTTCGCGTCGCGGCATTCCAACAAACTGGTTCGGGAAGCGGCTGAAAAAGCGCTGTGCCAGGTGGGGCTCGATAGCCGCATCCACACCGTCGCAGCGGAAATATCCTACGGTGAGCAACGCCAGCTTGAGTTGGCGATGGTGCTGGCAACCGACCCCTGCATCCTGCTGCTGGATGAGCCTATGGCGGGCATGGGTCACGAGGAGTCCCAGCGCATTATCGAGCTGCTGAACGAACTCAAGCAGACCTACAGCATTGTGCTGGTGGAACACGATATGGATGCCATCTTCGAGCTCTCCGACCAGCTGACCGTACTGGACAACGGCACCCATCTGATCACCGGCACCGTGGATGAAGTACGTAACGAGCCCCGGGTGAAAGAAGCCTACCTGGGCAAGGAAGACGAGGAGGAAGCGGCATGA
- a CDS encoding ABC transporter ATP-binding protein — translation MSNSLLEVKNLNTLYGRSHILHDLSFRLDKGQSMSLMGRNGMGKTTTLKSILGIVPPRSGHVYFDGQDISNLPTWKRMRRDIAYVPEGRGMFHNLTVKEHLQMAARPDSNGNTGWNFDRVMDTFPRLQERLSNLGTELSGGEQQMLAIGRALVTNPRLMILDEATEGLAPLIRQDIWNVIATIRESGISTLIVDKNIKALKKLCDRHVVVVKGQVHFDGSSEELDQNLEKVETALSV, via the coding sequence ATGAGCAACAGTCTTCTGGAAGTTAAAAACCTCAACACCCTGTATGGCCGAAGCCACATCCTTCACGATCTGTCGTTCCGGCTGGATAAGGGGCAGTCCATGAGCCTGATGGGGCGTAATGGCATGGGCAAGACCACCACGCTCAAGTCCATTCTTGGCATCGTGCCGCCCCGCAGTGGTCATGTGTATTTCGACGGACAGGACATCAGCAACCTGCCGACCTGGAAGCGGATGCGCCGCGACATAGCCTATGTTCCCGAAGGCCGGGGCATGTTCCACAATCTGACGGTGAAGGAACACCTGCAAATGGCCGCCCGCCCCGACAGCAACGGCAACACCGGCTGGAATTTCGATCGGGTCATGGATACCTTTCCGCGCCTTCAGGAGCGCCTGTCAAACCTGGGTACGGAGTTGTCCGGGGGCGAGCAGCAGATGCTGGCGATCGGTCGCGCGTTGGTCACCAATCCCCGACTGATGATTCTGGACGAGGCAACCGAAGGTCTGGCGCCGCTGATCCGCCAGGACATCTGGAACGTGATTGCCACCATTCGTGAGTCGGGCATTTCCACACTGATCGTGGACAAGAACATCAAGGCGCTGAAAAAGCTCTGTGACCGTCATGTGGTGGTGGTGAAAGGACAGGTTCACTTTGATGGCAGCTCCGAAGAACTGGACCAGAATCTGGAAAAGGTCGAAACCGCACTTAGTGTTTAG
- a CDS encoding IS630 family transposase has product MPKPAAPFNLTVNDQLELEGWCRTNTLSQHLAQRARILLLLNEGETPQGISDSLQVSTQTVFKWRKRYREQGLEGLYDAPRPGQPRKLDNKTVKKILEDTVHKVPKEATHWSLSLMAKHAGVTRWQVRQIWQAADLKPHRLKTFKISNDPNFAEKVCDVVGLYLNPPDNALVLSVDEKTQIQALDRTQPKLQLRPGQIERHTHDYKRHGTTSLYAAFNILTGEVIGRVTQRHRAKEFLDFLRQIDRESPKDLDLHVILDNSSTHKTPEVKTWLAKNPRFKLHFTPTSASWLNAVEGWFGQLERRALYRGIFTSVGELKSAIKKYIKVHNEKLAKPFRWHKSAEAIMTSVARAKLSAIDNKRAN; this is encoded by the coding sequence GTGCCCAAGCCCGCAGCCCCATTTAATCTGACCGTAAACGATCAACTGGAACTCGAAGGCTGGTGCCGAACCAATACTCTGAGCCAGCATCTGGCTCAACGTGCCAGGATTCTTTTGTTACTGAATGAAGGCGAGACGCCTCAAGGGATCTCGGACTCGCTTCAGGTTAGCACTCAAACGGTATTCAAGTGGCGCAAGCGCTACCGTGAACAAGGTCTTGAGGGGCTTTATGATGCGCCGCGACCGGGGCAGCCCCGAAAACTGGACAACAAAACCGTCAAAAAGATTTTAGAGGACACGGTCCATAAGGTCCCGAAAGAAGCCACACACTGGAGTCTCAGCCTCATGGCAAAGCATGCCGGGGTGACGCGCTGGCAAGTGCGCCAGATCTGGCAAGCGGCGGATTTAAAGCCGCACCGGCTCAAAACGTTCAAAATCAGCAACGACCCGAACTTCGCTGAGAAAGTGTGTGACGTTGTCGGCCTTTATCTGAATCCACCGGACAATGCGCTGGTTCTGTCTGTTGATGAAAAGACCCAGATCCAGGCGCTCGACCGGACACAGCCAAAATTACAACTCAGGCCAGGACAAATTGAGCGTCATACGCACGACTACAAGCGCCATGGTACAACCAGCCTGTACGCGGCTTTTAACATTTTGACGGGCGAGGTGATTGGTCGTGTTACTCAACGCCATCGTGCCAAGGAGTTTCTGGACTTTTTGCGACAGATCGACCGGGAAAGCCCGAAGGATCTGGATCTGCACGTGATCCTGGATAACAGCTCGACTCACAAGACCCCGGAGGTCAAAACCTGGCTGGCTAAGAACCCCCGCTTCAAACTGCACTTCACGCCTACGAGCGCATCGTGGCTGAACGCCGTTGAGGGGTGGTTTGGACAACTGGAACGCCGCGCCCTTTATCGAGGCATTTTCACCAGCGTTGGTGAGTTGAAATCAGCGATCAAAAAGTACATTAAGGTCCACAACGAAAAACTGGCCAAGCCGTTCCGGTGGCATAAAAGCGCCGAAGCTATTATGACATCGGTGGCGCGGGCAAAGCTGAGTGCCATTGATAATAAGCGCGCGAATTAA
- the mdlC gene encoding benzoylformate decarboxylase — MPSVKETVFQILRNHGVDKVFGNPGSNELHFLRNFPDDFEYILGLDEGVVIGIAEGYAQAKGQPAFVNLHSAAGTGNAMGGLTNARNSHSPIVVTAGQQARTMTYADPMLKNTDATMLPRPLVKDSFEPLSHEEVPHSINRALNSAMAPAKGPVYVSIPYDDWEKTISENALQLEKRRVSHCGAPDKVLLERISYQIQAAKHPVLVLGPEVDGEGCNGLVAKLAEKLHAPAWVAPSAPRCPFPTNHRCFAGILPAGEAALCSHLIDHDLIIVIGGPVFRYHQNDPGTLIPDQAELIHITSDSDEAARAPVGEAVVGSIKSVVAALYESLPEKAAECPCFQMTVSRNIDDDATLTPESLFDVVNALTPRNSIYLNEATSTLATLWSRVTMEESGSYYFAAAGGLGFAMPAALGVQLACPNRKVVAFIGDGSTHYSIASLWTAAHYNIPAIYVVINNRGYSALKWFSELFGVDDEVPGLTIEDVDFVKISEGYGVGAIKVRTIKEFKEHYIKALEMSRPFLIEVAI, encoded by the coding sequence CTGCCGTCTGTTAAAGAAACAGTGTTCCAGATACTTAGAAATCATGGAGTCGACAAGGTTTTTGGTAACCCCGGCTCTAACGAATTGCACTTTCTGCGAAACTTTCCCGACGACTTTGAATACATCCTCGGTCTGGATGAAGGCGTTGTCATAGGGATTGCAGAGGGCTACGCACAGGCGAAGGGCCAACCAGCCTTCGTTAACCTGCATTCTGCTGCCGGGACTGGAAACGCAATGGGAGGACTGACCAACGCACGCAACTCCCATAGCCCTATCGTTGTAACAGCTGGGCAGCAAGCCCGAACCATGACCTACGCTGATCCGATGCTTAAAAACACAGATGCCACCATGCTGCCCAGGCCGCTAGTAAAGGACAGCTTTGAACCACTGAGCCATGAGGAGGTTCCCCACTCCATCAATAGGGCACTCAATTCTGCAATGGCCCCGGCCAAGGGGCCTGTATACGTCTCGATACCTTACGATGACTGGGAAAAAACCATCAGTGAGAATGCGCTCCAGCTAGAAAAACGACGCGTTTCGCACTGCGGAGCACCAGATAAGGTGCTCCTGGAAAGAATAAGTTATCAGATCCAGGCGGCTAAACATCCAGTACTGGTCCTCGGCCCGGAGGTCGATGGTGAGGGATGTAATGGTCTTGTCGCAAAACTGGCCGAGAAACTTCATGCGCCGGCCTGGGTTGCACCATCCGCGCCCCGCTGCCCCTTTCCAACAAACCACCGGTGCTTTGCTGGAATATTGCCTGCCGGAGAAGCGGCTCTTTGTAGTCACCTTATTGACCATGACCTGATCATCGTCATTGGCGGCCCTGTTTTTCGCTATCACCAGAATGATCCCGGCACACTGATTCCTGACCAGGCAGAGCTGATTCACATCACCTCCGACAGCGACGAAGCTGCCAGGGCCCCGGTCGGTGAAGCGGTAGTTGGGAGCATAAAGAGCGTTGTCGCCGCGCTTTACGAAAGCCTGCCCGAAAAAGCGGCCGAATGTCCCTGCTTCCAAATGACAGTTAGCCGGAATATAGACGATGACGCGACACTTACTCCTGAGTCACTCTTTGATGTGGTTAACGCGCTGACCCCCCGAAACAGTATCTACCTGAATGAAGCTACATCAACACTCGCAACCCTCTGGTCGCGAGTAACAATGGAAGAATCCGGCAGTTATTACTTCGCTGCGGCGGGCGGCTTAGGTTTTGCGATGCCCGCAGCACTTGGTGTTCAGCTGGCCTGCCCGAACAGGAAAGTGGTGGCTTTCATCGGTGACGGATCCACCCATTACAGCATTGCTTCATTGTGGACGGCTGCACATTACAACATCCCTGCTATTTACGTGGTGATTAATAACAGAGGGTATTCAGCATTGAAATGGTTCTCTGAACTATTCGGTGTCGACGATGAAGTTCCAGGATTAACTATCGAAGATGTCGACTTCGTAAAAATATCTGAAGGGTACGGGGTAGGTGCCATCAAAGTTAGAACCATTAAAGAATTCAAAGAACATTACATAAAAGCTCTTGAAATGAGCCGACCATTTCTTATCGAAGTAGCAATATAA
- the dctP gene encoding TRAP transporter substrate-binding protein DctP: MNKKNLYLSAFLVCVALLFSTSTSVFAKEKTEITAISGFNMNTALTRTFEKFVEKINSDENSPIQIKLIGGPEAMPPFQIGNAVKNGVVDMILSTGAFYSNVMPSADALKLTNYSPQQLRETGKWPELQKIWKDEMNVHLLAFTNYNNQFHLYTNKPIESAQLDGQRLRVTPIYRSFFEALGASVVQTAPGEVYTALERGVVDGYGWTMQGIFDLGWQEQTKYRIDPGFYHAEVTVMINERKWDSLSTEQQNYLTDNAIWLESLNDENESINKIEQKRQAESGIEVITLQGTERKKFLDVAKDAAWADVIKNSPNVANRIKTIIE, encoded by the coding sequence ATGAACAAAAAAAACCTCTACTTATCCGCTTTTTTAGTTTGTGTCGCGTTACTATTTTCAACGTCGACCAGTGTATTCGCTAAAGAAAAAACTGAAATAACCGCAATTAGCGGGTTTAACATGAATACCGCGCTCACTCGCACGTTTGAAAAATTTGTAGAAAAAATAAACTCAGACGAAAATTCCCCTATACAGATCAAGCTAATAGGCGGCCCAGAAGCAATGCCTCCATTCCAAATTGGAAATGCGGTCAAAAATGGCGTTGTTGACATGATTCTATCGACGGGTGCCTTCTACAGCAATGTAATGCCGTCAGCTGACGCGCTGAAGTTGACGAACTACTCTCCGCAACAACTACGCGAAACCGGAAAATGGCCGGAACTTCAAAAGATATGGAAGGACGAAATGAACGTCCATCTACTTGCTTTCACCAACTATAACAATCAGTTCCATCTCTACACTAACAAACCGATTGAGTCTGCCCAGTTAGATGGTCAACGTCTGAGAGTAACCCCGATCTACCGATCCTTCTTTGAAGCTCTTGGTGCGAGCGTTGTACAAACGGCCCCTGGTGAGGTCTATACCGCGCTGGAACGTGGTGTTGTAGACGGATATGGCTGGACTATGCAAGGTATTTTTGACCTTGGTTGGCAAGAACAAACGAAATACCGAATCGACCCTGGTTTCTACCATGCAGAAGTGACCGTCATGATCAATGAGCGCAAATGGGATAGCTTATCAACCGAACAGCAGAACTATCTTACGGATAATGCCATCTGGCTCGAATCACTGAATGACGAGAATGAGTCTATCAATAAGATTGAGCAAAAGCGCCAAGCCGAATCCGGCATAGAAGTCATTACACTGCAAGGTACTGAACGCAAGAAGTTCCTTGACGTAGCAAAAGATGCCGCTTGGGCTGACGTTATTAAAAACTCACCCAATGTTGCCAACAGGATTAAAACAATCATCGAATAA
- a CDS encoding TRAP transporter small permease: MKISGVTSGLIIFFISILIFTNVILRNTGGFSWSWVTEICEYGLSFSAFLAAPWVLYESAHIKVDFLLHGSPEHIRKKIEVSINLIGLIIGAILFYLMLRVTFEAFMNETLKIKSLVVPEWWLLTAPVVCFLLICIEFFRRLTIPARGSS; encoded by the coding sequence ATGAAAATATCGGGCGTTACATCTGGCCTGATAATATTTTTCATTTCAATTCTTATTTTTACGAATGTAATTCTGAGAAACACTGGCGGTTTTTCTTGGTCATGGGTTACTGAAATATGTGAGTATGGACTTAGTTTTTCTGCATTTCTTGCCGCACCATGGGTGTTATATGAGTCGGCACATATTAAGGTCGACTTCCTACTTCACGGTTCGCCGGAGCACATCAGAAAAAAAATAGAAGTGTCAATCAACCTTATAGGATTAATTATAGGGGCAATACTATTTTATCTGATGCTTCGTGTAACTTTCGAAGCCTTCATGAACGAGACGTTAAAAATCAAGTCATTGGTTGTTCCCGAATGGTGGCTCCTGACAGCCCCAGTTGTTTGCTTTCTATTGATTTGCATTGAATTTTTCCGGCGACTAACAATACCTGCAAGAGGATCATCCTAA
- a CDS encoding TRAP transporter large permease → MDWQLSLFLLLGPLLLLMILGVPVVFAFFAINILGAFVFLGGEFGLVQMALNSAEAISSFSLIPIPLFILMGEVLFHTGLAYRAISAIERLISAVPGRLSIVSILGGTAFATLSGSSIANTAMMGSSMLPEMERKGYHPTMSMGPILAVGGIAMLIPPSALAVTLASLAGISISKLLVAGIVPGLLIGGATLIYVLIRCSINPQLAPIDDAESFRGTEKWKPFFRDVVPLLCIFFVVVGSMLIGWASPTESAAFGVIASFIASFCYKSLNMKSFLVAVFETAKISTIILFILVSSTTFSQILSFSGATTGLLNTFLEFDLSPFMVVIIMVFILLILGCFTDQISMIMLTLPFFMPLVASLQIDPIWFGVLTLIAMEISLLTPPFGLLLLVMKGVAPAGTNLGIVYKSALPFLLLQVGVLLLLVIFPGLSGLFTSLMN, encoded by the coding sequence ATGGATTGGCAGCTCAGTCTATTCCTTTTACTTGGGCCTCTTCTGCTTCTTATGATTCTTGGAGTCCCCGTCGTTTTTGCATTCTTTGCGATCAATATACTCGGTGCATTTGTGTTCCTCGGTGGCGAGTTCGGCTTAGTGCAAATGGCCCTGAACTCAGCAGAGGCGATTTCGTCTTTTTCACTGATACCTATCCCGCTTTTTATTCTTATGGGCGAAGTTCTCTTCCATACGGGGCTAGCATATCGGGCAATATCAGCCATTGAACGACTTATCTCAGCCGTCCCTGGTCGACTCAGTATCGTGTCTATTCTGGGCGGAACGGCGTTCGCGACATTGTCAGGATCGAGTATCGCCAACACCGCGATGATGGGCAGTTCGATGCTCCCCGAAATGGAACGGAAAGGCTATCATCCAACAATGTCGATGGGGCCAATTCTGGCTGTTGGCGGAATAGCGATGCTCATACCTCCGTCGGCATTGGCGGTCACGCTGGCAAGCCTCGCGGGGATTTCAATCAGCAAACTACTCGTAGCAGGCATAGTGCCGGGACTGTTGATTGGGGGGGCCACTCTCATTTATGTTCTGATTCGATGCTCCATAAATCCCCAACTGGCACCCATCGACGACGCTGAGTCTTTCCGAGGGACTGAAAAATGGAAACCATTCTTTCGGGACGTAGTACCACTACTGTGTATCTTCTTCGTCGTTGTAGGCTCAATGCTGATCGGTTGGGCATCGCCTACGGAATCGGCAGCTTTTGGGGTGATAGCGTCTTTTATCGCTTCTTTCTGCTACAAATCACTAAATATGAAGTCATTTTTAGTCGCAGTTTTTGAGACAGCAAAAATATCGACGATAATTCTATTCATTCTTGTTTCATCAACTACATTTTCCCAAATACTTTCATTTTCGGGAGCAACAACAGGCCTACTTAACACCTTTCTAGAATTTGATTTGTCGCCATTTATGGTTGTCATAATAATGGTCTTTATTCTATTGATTCTAGGGTGTTTCACAGACCAAATCAGTATGATAATGCTTACACTGCCATTCTTTATGCCGCTAGTAGCAAGTCTTCAGATCGATCCCATCTGGTTTGGAGTATTGACACTAATTGCCATGGAAATCAGTTTGTTAACGCCACCATTTGGTTTGCTTCTACTTGTCATGAAAGGTGTTGCTCCAGCGGGAACCAACCTTGGCATAGTGTATAAATCTGCACTTCCATTTTTGCTACTTCAAGTTGGCGTCTTACTTCTTTTGGTTATTTTCCCAGGATTATCGGGACTATTTACATCATTGATGAATTGA